The sequence below is a genomic window from Burkholderia contaminans.
CGAGTTCGGTCTGTATGGCCCCGCGCGGGGCGCTAGAAACCAACAGCTCAGGTTGACGAAATCGAGCGTGCGGCGTCGGCTGAAGCGACGCGGATCGTCGACATGGCGAGTGCACAGATCGCCGGTATGAAGGCCTTCGAGGAGCTTGGCCAAGATGGGGTCAAGCCAATTTCATATCGCGAAATATTGAAGATGGCGTTGAGGCGCATCGTCAATGAGCGAGCCTTTGTTTACAAGGGTTCCGGCTTAACTTGATAGGATTGCCTCCAAAAGGAGGTTGCGAGCATTAATACGGAGTGCTACGGTAGAAACGTGTATTGCAGTTCGTGGCGCGATTATGAATCGACGATCTGAGCTTACATTTTTGTATTTTCCACATGAATATCGTATGACAGTGTCGGCTCATCCTTCTGGCGTGATCTGGAGAAATAAAAAATTATCGATATGGACATTAACGCGGTTGCCGCAAAACTCCTTCTGATTTTTTTGCTTGGCGTTGCGATATGGTTTATTTTGGGGAAAATTGAAATTCTAGAAGGATCGATTTTGAGAGATGTTTTTGCAGGTGCTATATCCGTTGTTTTGGCGGAAGTTCTTTTTAACTATGCAAATACACGGAAGAAAAAATGATGAATCACTCTTCGGCAATTGAAAATTCATTGGAGATTGGCTGCATTCAAGAATTAACCGCTTATGAACTGTTGCTAGTATCGGGGGGAGAGGAGCAAGAAGGCCAACCAAACCAGAATGCGGGGGGGCGTAAGCGGATTGGTTTATGCAATTGCATCTGGTGCTGTTTATGGTGGTATTGGATCGGCCCTCACAAGCTTGGCCACAGGTGGGAATTGGGCGGCCGCTGGGCTAGGTGGGATGCTGGGTGGCGGTGTGGTTGGCGGCTTGAAACATATCACGCCCCCTTAATTACATATTTTTGACTATTTTTACCCCTATACACTTGACTCGACTGGCATCGGCAGGTGATCGTATGTTGCACCATAATGCGATCACCTACTTTAATTAGCCCATCGTGTCTGCAAGAATCTCAAATTGAGTTTGGACGTGAGGCTGCAGACGTCAAATCGCCGGGCCATGACAATACGGACATTCGGCACTTTTTTTGATCGATTTAAACTGCGGCACATCTGCACATAATGTTGGATTTTTGCTAATTGCTTTGTATTTCACCAGCCATCTTGCTCGGGAAGCAATTCGATCTTTTTCAATGATCCAGACACCTCTCTTCCGGCAGGCAGCCCAAGACGCTCAAGGCACGCGTCTACTCGGTGAAATTGTGCTCATCCGCCCATTGTCGTTAGCGCTTCTGACAGCAGTCGCTATTTGCATGGCAGCTGTTGTAATCCTATTTTTCGCGTTCGGCAGCTATACGCGACGCACCACCGTCGAAGGGGTAATAACGCCCAACACTGGGCTCGCGAAGATCTACGCACCGCAGCCCGGTGTCGTGCAAAGGAAATATATCGTCGAAGGTCAAGGTGTCACGCGTGGTCAGGTGCTCTACACCGTCTCGACGGATCTGCAGAGCGCGGTCGCCGGCGACACGCAAGCTGCGCTCATTGATCAGGCTCGGCAGAGAAAAATTTCGCTGCAGCAGGAGATCGTGAAGACGCGACAGTTGCAGGGCGACGAACGCAATACATTGCAAGCCAGGATCACCAGCCTGCGTGTCCAGCTTGCCGGCATTGACGCGCAGTTTGAGGCCCAGCGCACCCGTACGTCGCTGGCGGCCGACGCCGCTGCGCGCTACGAGGGCTTGCTTGCCAAAGACTACATCTCGAAGGACCAGGCCCAGCAGCGCGAAGCCGATTTGCTAGACCAGCGCGCGAAGCTCGATGGCCTCCAGCGTGACCGCGCCAGCACCGCGCAATTGCTGAAGGAGGCCTCAAACGATCTCTCCGGCTTGGCGCTCAGGCAACAGAACCAACTATCACAAATCGACCGCAGCGTGATTGACGTGGACCAGAGCCTGATCGAGAGTGAGGCGAAGCGTGAACTGGTGATCACGGCGCCGGAAACCGGCACCGCCACCGCCGTCATCGCTGAACCGGGCCAGATGGTCGACACCACCCATCCGCTGGCCAGTATCGTGCCATCGGATGCACATTGGCAGGCGTACCTGTTCGTGCCGAGCGCTGCTGTAGGCTTCATTCATGTCGGCGATCCCGTACTGATCCGCTATCAGGCTTTTCCGTATCAGAAATTCGGACAGTACGAAGCGAGTGTTGTGTCGATTGCCCGGACCGCACTGTCGTCTGCGGAACTCGCAACAAGTGGCGGGCCGATAGACCGTGATGGCAGCTACTACCGGATTACCGTCGCGCTGAACGCGCAGCAAGTCACCGCTTATGGCAAGCCGCAGCCCCTGCAGGCAGGCATGGCCCTGAAGGCGGATGTTCTGCAGGAACGCCGTCGCCTGTACGAATGGGTGCTCGAACCTCTCTACAGCCTGACCGGCAAACTCTGATCTCTCGCCTGCCCATGTCTCTTCTGGATCGTCTTTCATTTGGCATCGGCAACAGGCTTCCGGTGACCCTGCAGACCGAAGCTGCGGAGTGTGGTCTCGCGTGCCTTTCAATGGTCGCGGGTTATCACGGGCATCACATCGACCTCGCGACGCTGCGCGGCCGGTTTCCGGTGTCGCTGAAGGGCGTTGGCCTGGGCCGCGTGATCGCAATCGCGCAGCATCTCGATCTCGGCACCCGTGCGCTGAAGCTCGATCTCAATCATCTCAGCCAGTTGCGCACGCCGTGCATCCTGCACTGGAATTTCAATCACTTTGTGGTACTGCGCGAAGTGACCGGCAAGACGGTGACCATTCATGATCCAGCGCAGGGGCTCCGCAGGCTGTCGCTCGAGGAAGTGTCCCGGGCGTTCACCGGCGTCGCACTGGAGCTCTGGCCGGCGAGCAGCTTCAAGCCTCGCGACGCAACCCCATCGGTCAAACTGCGTGCGCTGCTCGGGCCGGTGACCGGACTGTCGCGCTCGATTGCGCAGATCCTGCTTCTCGCGTTTGCGCTGGAGATATTCACGCTGGCATCGCCATTCTTTCTGCAATGGGTAATCGACGAAGCCATCGTCGGTGC
It includes:
- a CDS encoding HlyD family secretion protein, producing MIQTPLFRQAAQDAQGTRLLGEIVLIRPLSLALLTAVAICMAAVVILFFAFGSYTRRTTVEGVITPNTGLAKIYAPQPGVVQRKYIVEGQGVTRGQVLYTVSTDLQSAVAGDTQAALIDQARQRKISLQQEIVKTRQLQGDERNTLQARITSLRVQLAGIDAQFEAQRTRTSLAADAAARYEGLLAKDYISKDQAQQREADLLDQRAKLDGLQRDRASTAQLLKEASNDLSGLALRQQNQLSQIDRSVIDVDQSLIESEAKRELVITAPETGTATAVIAEPGQMVDTTHPLASIVPSDAHWQAYLFVPSAAVGFIHVGDPVLIRYQAFPYQKFGQYEASVVSIARTALSSAELATSGGPIDRDGSYYRITVALNAQQVTAYGKPQPLQAGMALKADVLQERRRLYEWVLEPLYSLTGKL